One Deltaproteobacteria bacterium genomic region harbors:
- a CDS encoding DUF1329 domain-containing protein produces the protein MRNLTRSSLAVAAIALLTAAPVAAQVAPGDVITKANADKVKDLVSPGMFWCVQKGWPMKIIDSKPIVFKKAYKEATEKFSAQVKLGPDGQGLENYVAGQPFPKLDTGDQYVANKIMWNFNFRPGFEDDLDLRNFDADTGPISDDRPLQVERHFLVDHFRRLRYVGRLYVDPKPEIPNTEKFEFKETLHPLIEPFDLKGVGFTYYRYFDPAKQDDSWLYLPSLRRVRRLSTAQRSDALFGQDTDQDSYGGYAGQIAWANWKFLGEKEMLGAFHTTNFPVKWNDGAIDWSFEGEWEKRKVWVVEGESKLPQYAYSKRVLYVDKEVYEVPFTDMYDRAGQLWKIWVNNFTQRKEAFAGAAMKYEEETTLTPCIVMVDMQLQHATKAALPSHRFPGEPGWYWSQGDKAGTVEDKFTIAELISSGS, from the coding sequence ATGCGGAATCTCACGCGCAGCTCGCTCGCCGTCGCCGCGATCGCATTGCTGACGGCCGCGCCGGTCGCCGCTCAGGTCGCTCCCGGCGACGTCATCACGAAGGCGAACGCCGACAAGGTGAAGGACCTCGTGTCGCCGGGCATGTTCTGGTGCGTGCAGAAGGGCTGGCCGATGAAGATCATCGATTCCAAGCCCATCGTCTTCAAGAAGGCCTACAAGGAGGCGACCGAGAAGTTCTCGGCGCAGGTGAAACTCGGCCCGGACGGCCAGGGTCTCGAGAACTACGTCGCGGGCCAGCCGTTTCCGAAGCTCGACACCGGGGACCAGTACGTCGCGAACAAGATCATGTGGAACTTCAACTTCCGTCCGGGCTTCGAGGACGATCTCGATCTGCGGAACTTCGACGCCGACACCGGCCCGATCTCCGACGATCGGCCGCTGCAGGTCGAGCGCCACTTCCTGGTCGACCACTTCCGCCGGCTGCGCTACGTCGGGCGACTCTACGTCGATCCGAAGCCGGAGATCCCGAACACCGAGAAGTTCGAGTTCAAGGAGACGCTTCATCCGCTCATCGAGCCGTTCGATCTGAAGGGCGTCGGGTTCACCTACTACCGTTATTTCGACCCCGCGAAGCAGGACGACAGCTGGCTCTACCTGCCGTCGCTCCGCCGCGTGCGCCGGCTCTCGACCGCGCAGCGTTCCGACGCGCTCTTCGGCCAGGACACCGACCAGGACAGCTACGGCGGCTACGCCGGACAGATCGCCTGGGCCAACTGGAAGTTCCTGGGCGAGAAGGAAATGCTCGGCGCCTTCCACACCACGAACTTCCCCGTGAAGTGGAACGACGGAGCGATCGACTGGTCGTTCGAGGGTGAATGGGAGAAGCGCAAGGTGTGGGTGGTCGAGGGCGAGTCGAAGCTCCCGCAGTACGCGTATTCGAAGCGCGTCCTCTACGTCGACAAGGAGGTCTACGAGGTGCCCTTCACGGACATGTACGACCGCGCCGGGCAGCTTTGGAAAATCTGGGTCAACAACTTCACGCAGCGGAAGGAGGCCTTCGCGGGCGCTGCGATGAAGTACGAGGAGGAGACCACGCTGACCCCCTGCATCGTCATGGTCGACATGCAGCTCCAGCACGCCACCAAGGCGGCGCTTCCGAGCCACCGCTTCCCGGGGGAGCCCGGATGGTATTGGTCGCAGGGCGACAAGGCCGGGACGGTCGAGGACAAGTTCACCATCGCCGAGCTCATCAGCTCCGGCAGCTGA